The Spirosoma foliorum genome has a window encoding:
- a CDS encoding response regulator, whose translation MDQLHDLSCISFPDNEDERYFLGLMPVNSCRPFPIYKFSNGQELLAYLNRHSAIRADQAIYGLLIMDMAMSIMNGLEAIRHVRANPAWQHLSILMLSTDVCSDTIKQVLQEGANGYVVKRTSSSHYVWLFDEFFAHGRQKLTDTNKL comes from the coding sequence ATGGATCAACTACATGATCTATCTTGCATATCATTCCCTGATAATGAGGATGAGCGGTACTTTCTGGGTTTAATGCCGGTCAATTCTTGTCGGCCTTTTCCTATTTATAAGTTTTCAAATGGTCAGGAACTCTTGGCTTACTTAAACCGCCATAGCGCTATCCGAGCTGATCAGGCAATTTATGGGTTACTCATTATGGACATGGCCATGTCTATAATGAATGGACTCGAAGCGATCCGGCATGTTCGCGCGAATCCAGCTTGGCAACATTTATCCATTTTAATGCTTTCGACAGATGTGTGCTCGGATACCATTAAGCAAGTACTTCAGGAAGGGGCGAATGGCTACGTAGTGAAACGCACTTCATCCAGTCATTATGTTTGGTTGTTCGATGAATTCTTTGCTCATGGACGACAGAAATTAACCGATACGAATAAACTATAA
- a CDS encoding RagB/SusD family nutrient uptake outer membrane protein — MNLSIKHWLYAGAVGLLITACDNRLNVVPTQSIEQSQALNTEQDVQITLVGTYDGLSDVNLYGGGIQYIGDLMGDNRDVLFGGTYATIDEIWRKTVTTSNTVTRDFWLDGYNAINRANNVLSALTKVGEANRGNIEGQARFIRGALYFELVKAFGKSWNDGNPTANPGVPLVLTPTTSVTDADYRARNTVAEVYAQAIDDLTKAESLLPATQSGGTGFATKGAAAATLARIYLQQQNYASARDAANRVITSGTYALEDNFADVFNDATNGSEIIFKIIVTDQDGANDMNTFYASSPNQGRGDVRVQSKFRALYATGDVRGTFFNTAGQNTFTSKFNDQYGDVPVVRLAEMYLVRAETNLRLGTSVGASPLADVNLIRSRAKATALTTVDLAAILLERRLELAFEGQQLADIKRTAGTVGTVAYNANNLVLPIPQREIDTNKKLVQNPGY, encoded by the coding sequence ATGAATTTATCCATAAAACATTGGTTATACGCCGGAGCCGTCGGTCTGCTGATTACGGCCTGCGACAACCGCCTGAACGTTGTACCAACTCAAAGTATTGAGCAAAGTCAGGCGTTAAATACCGAACAAGATGTGCAGATTACGTTAGTTGGCACCTATGATGGCCTTAGCGATGTCAATCTGTACGGCGGTGGTATTCAATACATTGGCGATTTAATGGGCGACAACCGAGACGTACTTTTCGGAGGCACGTATGCAACCATCGACGAAATCTGGCGCAAAACGGTCACGACTTCCAATACGGTTACACGCGATTTCTGGCTGGATGGCTACAATGCGATCAACCGGGCCAACAACGTTCTATCGGCTCTGACTAAAGTTGGAGAAGCCAATCGAGGAAATATTGAAGGACAAGCCCGCTTTATTCGGGGTGCATTGTACTTTGAGTTGGTGAAAGCTTTCGGTAAAAGCTGGAACGACGGAAATCCCACGGCAAATCCGGGTGTACCACTGGTTCTAACGCCAACAACGTCGGTAACCGATGCAGATTATCGTGCCCGCAATACGGTTGCGGAAGTCTATGCACAGGCAATAGACGATCTGACTAAAGCCGAGAGTCTGTTACCCGCCACCCAATCGGGAGGCACAGGTTTTGCGACCAAAGGAGCAGCAGCAGCAACTCTTGCTCGTATTTATTTGCAGCAACAAAACTACGCATCAGCTCGCGATGCGGCCAATCGGGTTATCACGTCAGGAACCTACGCCCTGGAAGATAACTTTGCAGATGTGTTTAACGACGCCACTAACGGCTCGGAGATCATTTTCAAAATCATCGTTACCGATCAGGATGGGGCCAATGACATGAACACCTTCTACGCTTCTTCCCCGAATCAGGGTCGTGGTGATGTGCGGGTACAATCGAAATTCAGGGCGCTTTATGCCACTGGCGATGTTCGGGGAACGTTCTTCAACACCGCTGGACAGAACACATTTACCAGCAAATTCAACGATCAATATGGCGATGTGCCAGTGGTTCGATTAGCTGAAATGTACCTAGTCCGTGCTGAAACCAACTTACGTCTGGGTACTTCTGTTGGCGCATCACCGCTTGCTGATGTCAACCTGATTCGCAGCCGGGCAAAAGCTACAGCCCTCACCACGGTTGATCTGGCCGCTATTTTGCTGGAGCGTCGACTTGAATTAGCCTTCGAAGGCCAGCAACTTGCCGATATCAAACGGACGGCGGGCACAGTAGGAACGGTAGCTTATAATGCCAACAACCTGGTTCTGCCAATTCCACAACGGGAGATTGATACCAACAAAAAACTGGTTCAGAACCCAGGGTATTGA
- a CDS encoding YbcC family protein, with translation MNGQPLFSSDTLRIPETRQRSTAFVEQDVLQDLKHYLPTQAPLKDFVHHNPLHGFQHQPFDGAIQQAAEWLGYRILFSLEEFRALFTTHRISEAVLDGLLLERKGAHELPIWKFKLLRKNYPPLPTPRIGQLRAHWKQKYQLDLDARVHPILFRLLCGFLDQGIAVDAFPYRHLDFLSAIRALEQSSLVSLFRSQRVRRLFRSNTCTITNLLTLLVGQESLYKQYLFDQQLAHPGWSGMVAVIEDQPQSLLDLRRITLQQVILLELLLEIDALDAQFGERWQPLGQPPLDQAIDLFSPVIPTEQWEVLYLWQQAYEWSYYDQVLAGIKAAPTADSLGSSKSFQGIFCLDDRECSFRRYLETLEPDCQTFGTPGHFNVEFFFQPQSAKTYTKRCPPPVTPRYLIKGLGQVQNRQTSTPFTKSSQTLLWGFSHALGFRSALQLFLSVVHPMRTSAMTASSPYRQSDSRLLVENTSLKKENGLQLGFNLDEMVERVAGLLTSIGLVEEFAPIVYVIGHGASSVNNPYYADYDCGACSGRPGSINARVICIMANDPRVRERLRDKGIDIPTETQFLSGLHDTTRDDICFYDEALLSLVNTKRHQQYIALFKQALDQNAKERSRRFESIDSRLSAATIHAQIRRRSVALFEPRPELNHATNAICLIGQRSLSRHLFLDRRSFLNSYDYRLDPSGQALARIVQAAAPVCGGINLEYFFSRVDTQKLGAGSKLPHNIMGLIGVANGFDGDLRPGLPTQMTEVHDPLRLLMVIEQTPDVVLKAIQQSPQTYEWFINEWIHLVVVNPHTRSLSRFRSGTFQPYQPHQKKVEAITDLPALIAANQTSLPVYQLAEHL, from the coding sequence ATGAATGGGCAGCCACTTTTCTCTTCCGATACATTGCGCATACCAGAGACCCGACAACGGTCTACAGCCTTTGTGGAGCAGGATGTTCTCCAGGACTTAAAACACTACCTACCTACGCAGGCACCGCTAAAAGATTTTGTGCATCATAATCCTCTACACGGCTTTCAACATCAGCCATTTGATGGAGCTATCCAGCAGGCAGCCGAGTGGTTGGGGTATCGAATTTTATTTTCCCTGGAAGAGTTCAGAGCCTTATTTACAACCCACCGAATCTCGGAGGCTGTACTGGATGGGCTGCTACTGGAACGCAAAGGTGCGCACGAACTGCCCATCTGGAAGTTTAAACTACTTCGAAAAAACTATCCTCCGCTGCCCACTCCTCGAATCGGACAACTGCGGGCTCACTGGAAACAAAAGTATCAGCTGGATTTGGATGCACGGGTTCACCCCATCCTGTTTCGATTATTGTGTGGCTTTCTGGATCAGGGAATTGCCGTGGATGCTTTCCCTTATCGGCATCTGGATTTCCTGTCGGCAATCCGGGCGCTAGAGCAGAGCAGTCTGGTCAGCCTGTTCCGTTCCCAACGCGTTCGTCGTCTCTTCCGCTCGAACACCTGCACCATTACTAATTTACTCACTCTGCTGGTTGGCCAGGAATCGCTTTATAAACAATACCTCTTTGATCAACAGTTGGCTCACCCTGGCTGGTCAGGCATGGTGGCTGTGATTGAGGATCAACCCCAGTCGTTACTGGACCTCAGACGCATTACGCTGCAACAAGTCATTCTACTCGAATTATTGCTGGAGATCGATGCGCTGGATGCGCAATTCGGCGAGCGTTGGCAACCGTTAGGCCAGCCCCCTCTCGACCAAGCCATCGACTTGTTTAGCCCCGTCATTCCGACGGAGCAGTGGGAAGTTCTTTACCTTTGGCAACAGGCTTATGAATGGAGTTATTACGATCAGGTACTGGCTGGGATTAAAGCCGCTCCGACAGCCGACAGCCTGGGCTCTTCCAAAAGCTTCCAGGGAATTTTCTGCCTGGATGACCGGGAATGTTCCTTCCGGCGTTACCTGGAAACGCTGGAGCCCGACTGTCAAACCTTTGGGACGCCAGGCCACTTCAATGTTGAGTTTTTCTTTCAACCCCAAAGCGCCAAGACTTATACGAAACGTTGTCCCCCTCCGGTTACTCCTCGTTACCTAATTAAAGGACTCGGTCAGGTCCAGAACCGGCAAACTAGCACTCCCTTTACCAAATCGTCCCAAACCTTACTATGGGGCTTTAGTCATGCATTGGGATTCAGGTCGGCATTACAGCTTTTCCTGTCGGTCGTTCACCCAATGAGGACCTCAGCGATGACTGCTTCCTCCCCTTACAGGCAGTCCGACTCTCGTCTACTGGTGGAGAACACAAGCCTAAAAAAGGAAAATGGCTTACAGCTGGGATTTAACCTCGACGAAATGGTTGAGCGGGTAGCTGGCTTATTAACCAGCATTGGCCTGGTTGAGGAATTTGCCCCGATCGTGTATGTAATTGGGCACGGAGCCAGCAGCGTGAACAATCCGTATTATGCCGATTATGATTGTGGAGCCTGTTCAGGACGGCCCGGATCGATTAATGCCCGGGTAATCTGTATCATGGCGAATGATCCGCGAGTCCGCGAACGATTACGGGACAAGGGTATCGATATTCCTACCGAAACGCAGTTTTTAAGTGGGCTGCATGACACAACCCGTGATGATATTTGTTTTTACGACGAAGCATTGTTGTCGCTAGTCAATACCAAACGCCATCAACAGTACATCGCCTTATTCAAGCAGGCACTGGATCAAAATGCCAAAGAACGCTCCCGACGCTTTGAGTCGATCGATAGTCGGCTGAGTGCCGCCACCATCCATGCCCAGATTCGCAGGCGATCGGTAGCCCTGTTTGAGCCTCGGCCAGAACTCAATCATGCCACCAATGCCATTTGTCTGATTGGTCAACGTAGCCTATCCAGGCATCTGTTTTTAGATCGTCGATCCTTTCTTAATTCCTATGACTATCGGCTCGATCCAAGCGGGCAAGCGTTAGCCCGTATTGTACAGGCGGCTGCGCCCGTTTGTGGTGGTATTAATCTGGAATATTTCTTTTCGCGGGTTGATACCCAGAAACTGGGGGCTGGAAGTAAACTGCCCCATAACATCATGGGCCTGATTGGCGTTGCCAATGGCTTTGATGGCGACTTACGGCCCGGTTTGCCAACCCAAATGACAGAAGTCCACGACCCGCTTCGGCTCTTGATGGTCATTGAACAGACGCCCGATGTCGTTTTAAAGGCAATCCAACAGTCACCCCAGACGTATGAATGGTTTATCAATGAGTGGATTCACCTCGTTGTTGTCAATCCACACACGCGGTCGCTTAGCCGGTTTAGATCGGGCACGTTCCAGCCCTATCAACCCCACCAGAAAAAGGTAGAGGCCATTACCGATTTACCCGCCTTGATAGCCGCCAATCAGACTAGCTTGCCGGTCTATCAGCTCGCTGAACACCTTTAA
- a CDS encoding proton-conducting transporter transmembrane domain-containing protein, which produces MEQLLPFFIIIPLCGLFIGIWIAPSSESAIAWTAMTTLGLHLLLTVVFVTFWVFHQSPVLTLTSLELVMTKGHHFSLDFYFDQLTAVYLLVGAFLILLVVLYCRYYLHREPGYKRFFLTTLFFYLGYVLIVVSGNLETLFAGWELIGLSSVLLIAFYRGRYLPVKNALKVFSMYRLADGGLLLAIWMSHQVWPETISFAGLNPYERGYAQLQTLGGPGMFISLMLLLSALIKSAQFPFSAWLPRAMEGPTPSSAIFYGSLSMHIGIFLLLRTAPLWENQLSIRLLMGGIGLLTCLIASGIARAQASIKSQLAYASIAQIGIMFLEVALGFHTLALVHVAGHAFLRTYQLLISPSIVSYLIREQTYTFTPVALAPISPFPRHLRDTWYVLSLTEWNLDTLLYRLPRELIHKLGQPLSFLSPTWVFGLGIPLYGIGLLGAYYPENVPSPLKHPLSIIFALLGLLFVVRSFSQQKNVFLSWLGVVLNPFWIALAIAYNEEFAVDQVHLYLSGIVVAGLAGYGCLHMLYVTEGDIQLHTYAGYAYPYPRLAFGFLVCCLGVAGFPITPTFWGEDLLFSHIHSDQTGLAFLVTLSFMLNGLSALGLYARIFLGPWPDTPYGTANRSS; this is translated from the coding sequence ATGGAACAGCTCCTGCCCTTTTTTATCATCATTCCCCTGTGCGGCCTGTTCATAGGGATCTGGATAGCCCCTTCGAGCGAATCGGCCATTGCCTGGACAGCCATGACCACTCTTGGCCTACATCTACTCTTGACCGTAGTCTTTGTTACATTTTGGGTGTTTCACCAATCGCCAGTGCTCACCCTGACTAGCCTCGAACTGGTCATGACGAAAGGCCACCACTTCAGTCTGGATTTTTATTTTGACCAACTGACCGCAGTCTATTTGCTAGTCGGTGCCTTTCTGATTCTGTTGGTGGTACTGTATTGCCGGTATTATCTCCATCGGGAACCAGGCTATAAGCGGTTCTTTTTGACCACGCTTTTCTTTTATCTGGGTTATGTCCTGATCGTGGTGTCTGGAAATCTGGAAACGCTATTTGCCGGTTGGGAATTGATTGGCCTTTCGTCGGTTTTACTAATTGCTTTCTACAGAGGCCGATACTTACCGGTCAAAAATGCGCTAAAAGTATTCTCGATGTATCGCCTGGCGGATGGGGGGCTCCTGCTAGCCATATGGATGAGCCACCAGGTTTGGCCTGAAACGATCTCCTTTGCCGGGCTGAATCCGTATGAACGGGGGTATGCCCAGCTTCAGACCCTTGGTGGGCCAGGTATGTTCATCTCGCTGATGCTGCTGCTTTCAGCCCTCATCAAGTCGGCTCAGTTTCCTTTCTCGGCGTGGCTACCCCGAGCCATGGAAGGCCCCACGCCTTCGAGTGCTATTTTTTACGGCTCGCTATCGATGCATATCGGCATTTTCCTCCTCTTACGAACGGCTCCGCTTTGGGAAAACCAACTCTCCATTCGGCTCTTGATGGGGGGTATCGGTCTATTAACCTGCCTGATAGCGAGTGGGATTGCCCGTGCCCAGGCTTCTATTAAGAGTCAGCTGGCGTATGCCTCCATTGCTCAGATTGGGATTATGTTCCTGGAAGTAGCCCTAGGCTTTCATACCCTGGCCCTGGTCCATGTTGCGGGACATGCGTTTCTAAGGACTTATCAACTGCTGATATCGCCTTCCATCGTCAGTTATTTAATTCGGGAGCAGACCTACACCTTTACGCCTGTCGCCTTAGCGCCTATCAGCCCATTTCCCAGGCACTTGCGGGATACCTGGTATGTGCTGAGCCTGACGGAATGGAACCTGGATACGCTGCTGTACCGACTACCTCGGGAACTTATTCACAAGCTAGGGCAACCCCTTTCGTTCTTATCTCCAACTTGGGTATTCGGCTTGGGCATACCGCTCTATGGGATCGGTTTACTGGGGGCCTACTATCCCGAAAACGTCCCATCCCCACTCAAACACCCCCTATCGATCATTTTTGCCCTACTTGGGCTACTGTTCGTCGTGCGTTCCTTTAGCCAACAAAAAAATGTTTTTCTAAGTTGGTTAGGAGTGGTGCTGAATCCTTTCTGGATTGCCCTGGCTATTGCCTATAACGAGGAATTTGCGGTTGATCAGGTTCATTTATACCTGAGTGGCATTGTTGTGGCGGGCCTGGCGGGGTATGGCTGCCTTCATATGCTCTATGTAACGGAAGGCGATATACAACTACATACCTATGCTGGTTATGCCTATCCCTATCCCCGATTAGCGTTCGGCTTTTTAGTGTGTTGCCTAGGGGTAGCTGGTTTTCCCATTACCCCAACCTTTTGGGGCGAAGATTTATTGTTCAGCCACATTCATTCAGATCAAACAGGGCTTGCTTTTCTGGTTACACTGAGCTTTATGCTGAATGGCCTTTCGGCCCTTGGCCTGTACGCCCGAATCTTCTTAGGCCCCTGGCCTGACACGCCTTATGGCACGGCCAACCGATCTTCCTAA
- a CDS encoding helix-turn-helix domain-containing protein yields MHRAQVLLQLHQGKTPSQIATLLPVSEATVYNLRKRYLAEGLRSALSEKPRPGQPSKFDKAAQAHLTALACSQAPEGRSRWTLRLLADRLVESISYKTVGEQLKKN; encoded by the coding sequence CTGCATCGGGCTCAGGTGCTACTCCAACTTCATCAGGGTAAGACGCCCAGCCAAATCGCAACGTTGCTGCCGGTTAGTGAAGCCACGGTCTATAATCTGCGAAAACGTTACCTGGCCGAAGGCTTGAGGAGTGCATTGAGTGAAAAACCCAGACCTGGCCAGCCCAGTAAGTTTGACAAAGCCGCTCAGGCTCATTTGACAGCGCTAGCCTGTAGTCAAGCGCCAGAAGGGCGAAGTCGATGGACTTTGCGGTTGTTGGCTGACCGCTTAGTGGAATCCATTTCGTATAAAACGGTCGGCGAACAGCTAAAAAAAAATTAA
- a CDS encoding cyanophycinase has protein sequence MINPSVAGLVILVSLVYLTYFSSTSKPANSTAYQYAYTSWIVGDTSDVKSQPLGGVLLAGGSTDVDAAMRWFLRRSGGGDVLILRASGKDGYNEYLYKTLGESVNSVETILLDKRELASNPAIIRKIRQAEAIFFAGGDQENYVNFWQGTPVADALNERIRAGAVMGGTSAGCGILGQTYFSALEGSVTSEEALADPYDKRVAMRRNDFLTHPLLANIITDMHYSARNRQGRHVVFMARAATDWKIQPRGIGMNEKTAVCATPDGNVTIFGQGNAYFLQATRKKPERCQKGQPLTWNRSGKAVQATILTGSLEGNTGFNLRSFRPIMKAQAEYWSVNSGVLARAFARAF, from the coding sequence ATGATTAATCCTTCAGTAGCTGGCCTAGTGATATTGGTTAGCTTAGTTTATCTAACTTATTTCTCATCCACATCGAAACCCGCCAATTCGACGGCTTATCAATACGCCTATACATCCTGGATTGTGGGCGATACATCGGATGTGAAAAGCCAGCCCTTAGGCGGGGTTTTGCTGGCCGGCGGTAGTACCGATGTGGATGCCGCGATGCGGTGGTTTTTACGTCGGTCGGGTGGGGGCGATGTACTGATTCTTCGGGCATCGGGTAAAGACGGCTACAACGAGTATCTCTATAAAACGCTGGGCGAATCGGTTAATTCGGTAGAAACAATATTGCTGGATAAGCGAGAGTTAGCAAGTAATCCAGCCATCATTCGTAAAATCCGTCAGGCCGAAGCGATCTTTTTTGCTGGTGGCGATCAGGAGAATTATGTTAACTTCTGGCAAGGAACGCCCGTTGCCGATGCCCTGAATGAGCGTATTCGGGCAGGGGCTGTTATGGGAGGCACTAGCGCTGGTTGTGGGATTCTGGGGCAAACCTATTTTTCAGCTCTGGAAGGAAGCGTGACGTCTGAAGAAGCCTTAGCCGATCCTTACGATAAACGCGTGGCTATGCGCCGAAATGATTTTTTGACGCACCCGCTCTTAGCCAATATTATTACGGATATGCATTACAGCGCCCGCAATCGACAGGGACGACACGTGGTGTTTATGGCGCGGGCTGCAACAGATTGGAAGATACAACCACGAGGTATCGGCATGAATGAAAAAACGGCTGTTTGTGCAACACCCGATGGAAACGTTACGATTTTCGGACAAGGCAATGCCTATTTTCTACAGGCAACCAGGAAGAAACCTGAACGCTGCCAAAAAGGGCAACCACTAACCTGGAACCGTTCAGGGAAAGCAGTACAAGCAACTATTCTTACTGGCTCCCTTGAAGGGAACACTGGCTTTAATTTGAGATCGTTTCGGCCGATAATGAAAGCTCAAGCAGAGTACTGGTCTGTTAACTCTGGCGTTCTGGCGCGAGCATTTGCTCGTGCCTTTTAA
- a CDS encoding DUF4468 domain-containing protein produces the protein MKYLLIITLFVSGSAFAQLRLPTNETGQVQYQEIVRVPNEKLPARQLMNQLHDWAEFYYESESAAEQQYDPEHNIQFIKSAYHIDDQIVRYTLTVEAKFGRYRATITDLIAEDKGISVPVRASSSTAAELERASGGKITNRKLIEQAAQQQAELYRQIDKSCRGTLASLKQYLTTLQK, from the coding sequence ATGAAGTATTTGCTAATCATTACGTTGTTTGTATCTGGCAGTGCATTCGCACAACTTCGCTTGCCAACCAATGAAACAGGCCAGGTTCAATATCAGGAAATTGTGCGCGTGCCTAATGAAAAATTGCCAGCACGTCAGCTAATGAACCAACTCCACGATTGGGCTGAATTTTATTATGAATCAGAATCAGCAGCCGAACAGCAGTACGATCCAGAGCATAATATTCAGTTCATCAAGTCGGCTTATCACATTGACGATCAGATCGTACGCTACACACTCACGGTTGAAGCTAAGTTTGGTCGCTACCGCGCTACCATCACCGACTTGATTGCCGAAGATAAGGGGATCAGCGTGCCGGTTCGAGCAAGTAGTAGCACAGCTGCCGAACTGGAACGGGCATCGGGGGGCAAAATCACGAATCGGAAATTAATTGAGCAGGCTGCCCAGCAGCAAGCCGAATTATATCGGCAAATCGATAAATCCTGTCGTGGTACGCTGGCCAGTCTGAAACAATATTTAACAACCTTACAGAAATAA
- a CDS encoding endonuclease III domain-containing protein, translating into MKQDFDLDVVLAHIEEAIKPYPKAAMFDLFERGYNSLFEQLISCIVSIRTLDETTIPVSLRLFEKARTPEQLLQLDVPTLTHLLYGTTYPDQKAYTMLGIAERIVNEFNGELPATYETLTSLKGVGPKCANLALGVATGQAAISVDVHVHRVVNRWGYVHTKQPEQTLKVLETKVPREQWIAINRLLMPFGKHICTGTLPHCSTCPVLPWCEQVGVDRHR; encoded by the coding sequence ATGAAACAAGATTTTGATCTCGACGTTGTGCTGGCCCATATTGAGGAGGCCATAAAGCCCTACCCCAAAGCGGCTATGTTCGATCTGTTTGAGCGAGGGTACAACAGCCTCTTCGAGCAACTGATTTCATGCATTGTATCGATCCGAACGCTCGACGAAACAACGATTCCTGTATCACTGCGGCTGTTTGAAAAGGCACGCACGCCAGAACAACTTCTTCAACTCGACGTCCCGACGTTAACTCACTTGCTGTACGGAACTACCTATCCCGATCAGAAAGCCTATACGATGCTGGGCATTGCCGAGCGGATTGTAAATGAATTTAATGGAGAGTTGCCCGCTACGTACGAAACCCTGACATCCCTAAAAGGCGTTGGGCCGAAGTGTGCCAACTTAGCCTTGGGCGTAGCCACCGGGCAAGCCGCTATCAGCGTTGATGTTCATGTACATCGGGTTGTAAACCGCTGGGGCTATGTGCACACCAAGCAACCTGAACAAACCCTGAAAGTTCTGGAAACGAAAGTGCCTCGTGAGCAATGGATAGCGATCAACCGATTGCTGATGCCGTTTGGTAAACACATTTGTACGGGCACTTTACCGCATTGTTCAACCTGCCCCGTACTGCCCTGGTGTGAGCAGGTAGGCGTAGACCGGCACCGTTAA
- a CDS encoding ArsR/SmtB family transcription factor encodes MDSPLHTYKAEFFKTLGHPLRLAILDALRVGPLSVTELQTVTKADQSMLSQHLGRLRHMNFVTPRREGTTIFYQVQDQQVYQFLDLARLIYGRQLKRSEAILSELEQNQ; translated from the coding sequence ATGGATAGCCCATTACATACCTATAAGGCTGAGTTCTTTAAAACCCTGGGACATCCCCTCCGACTGGCCATTCTGGACGCGCTCCGGGTAGGTCCCCTGTCAGTTACCGAATTACAAACCGTCACCAAAGCCGATCAGTCGATGCTCTCTCAGCATCTGGGCCGACTACGCCATATGAATTTCGTTACCCCTCGCCGGGAGGGGACAACCATTTTCTATCAGGTGCAGGATCAGCAGGTGTATCAATTCCTGGATTTAGCCCGACTGATTTATGGCCGCCAACTCAAACGCTCGGAAGCGATTCTATCTGAATTGGAGCAAAATCAATAG
- a CDS encoding OmpA family protein gives MKFKLFTLFLLLLVTGLRAQVQYTTESPRIDDINDEDVTIKRIELTDRYTIIYMKFESHAKPGSQRRSWPFAIPQPGGGSMQMESTNNIGFQPTSRLYVNQGERSYKFIRVENIPEETRRPVRPGERVDFVAYFERIDPGYTTFDLYECRDRDRYVCFNFWGVHIINPPKKERYSQRKTPTPVPAKPQQPRYKPRTTPGIGTPDENPKSNEPAQPQEDQTPVAVAINGVTRDAKTKQPLVATVTYRLLSGAEASGDDPADSVQSNSPSGNYKIAIDRRGVYVVTASARGYFSQSDTLVTNRIDVARDFNLVPIEAGAKVTLKNIYFNVSRYDLKPESYPELDRLATMMQSNPTMQIRLEGHTDTVGEFDANVELSRNRVNEVKRYLISKGITASRIETVGYGPSRPINTNKTLKERAENRRVEMVVVKV, from the coding sequence ATGAAATTTAAACTGTTCACCCTATTCCTTCTGCTACTCGTAACGGGCTTGCGTGCACAGGTACAATACACGACGGAAAGCCCACGCATTGATGACATTAACGATGAGGATGTTACTATCAAGCGTATTGAGTTAACGGATCGGTACACAATTATTTACATGAAATTTGAATCGCACGCAAAACCCGGTTCACAAAGACGATCATGGCCGTTTGCAATTCCGCAGCCGGGGGGAGGTTCGATGCAGATGGAATCGACGAATAACATTGGTTTTCAGCCAACGTCCCGCTTATACGTCAATCAGGGCGAACGGTCGTATAAGTTTATTCGGGTTGAGAATATCCCGGAAGAAACCCGTCGACCTGTGCGGCCTGGTGAACGCGTTGATTTTGTGGCTTATTTCGAGCGAATCGATCCGGGCTACACCACCTTCGATCTGTACGAATGTCGGGATAGAGATAGGTATGTATGCTTCAATTTCTGGGGTGTTCACATCATTAATCCGCCTAAAAAAGAAAGATATTCGCAACGAAAAACGCCGACACCTGTTCCCGCGAAACCCCAACAACCTCGTTATAAACCCCGCACAACGCCTGGGATTGGCACGCCCGACGAAAATCCAAAATCGAACGAACCCGCTCAGCCGCAGGAAGATCAGACGCCAGTAGCTGTGGCAATCAATGGGGTCACAAGGGACGCCAAAACAAAACAGCCCCTTGTGGCCACGGTTACGTACCGATTGTTGTCCGGTGCTGAAGCATCGGGGGATGATCCGGCTGATTCAGTCCAGAGCAATAGTCCATCAGGCAACTACAAAATTGCCATCGACCGGCGAGGTGTTTATGTTGTAACGGCTTCGGCCAGAGGCTATTTTAGTCAAAGTGATACGCTGGTGACCAACCGCATTGACGTAGCTCGGGATTTTAATCTGGTACCGATTGAAGCGGGGGCTAAAGTCACCCTGAAAAACATCTATTTCAATGTATCCCGCTATGATCTTAAACCGGAGTCATATCCAGAACTGGATCGACTGGCAACGATGATGCAGTCGAACCCAACGATGCAAATTCGTCTGGAAGGGCATACCGATACGGTGGGGGAATTTGATGCGAATGTTGAACTTTCCCGAAATCGGGTCAATGAAGTAAAGCGGTACTTGATCAGTAAAGGGATTACTGCTTCCCGCATTGAAACCGTTGGCTACGGCCCCTCACGACCAATCAACACCAATAAAACCCTGAAAGAACGGGCCGAAAACCGGCGGGTGGAAATGGTTGTGGTGAAAGTTTAA